A stretch of the bacterium genome encodes the following:
- a CDS encoding DUF2797 domain-containing protein yields MSAVNESAANEVPIVWTGILRKMRVEAGDPVAYHLKDATIGSIPVADHALTPHVGGEVHLRFLGEIRCTLCGRATKKTFGDGFCFPCSQSRPEADICIVKPELCHHGQADHPCRDEAFAQSQCFQPHILYVSLTSGVKVGITRRVNLPSRWIDQGAVAAVPLALLPDRRGVGLLEKRLSDEGYADKTHWTRMLKGDPDVAALEPFAHEVAARLEAWGAPLLPASERAIATFHYPVRSWPEKVTSFNLDKSPAAGGVLQGIKGQYLLFEGGVINLRKYSGYRVEVRAGKPDIQSH; encoded by the coding sequence ATGTCCGCCGTCAACGAGTCCGCCGCGAACGAGGTGCCCATCGTCTGGACGGGCATCCTGCGCAAGATGCGCGTCGAGGCCGGCGATCCCGTCGCCTATCACCTGAAGGACGCGACCATCGGTTCCATTCCGGTGGCCGACCATGCGCTGACCCCGCATGTGGGCGGCGAGGTGCACCTCCGTTTCCTCGGCGAGATCCGCTGTACGCTGTGCGGCCGCGCCACGAAGAAGACCTTCGGTGACGGCTTCTGCTTCCCCTGCTCACAGTCGCGGCCCGAAGCCGACATCTGCATCGTCAAGCCCGAGCTGTGCCATCACGGGCAGGCCGACCATCCCTGCCGCGACGAGGCCTTCGCGCAATCGCAGTGCTTCCAGCCGCACATACTCTACGTGTCGCTGACCAGCGGCGTGAAGGTGGGCATCACCAGGCGCGTGAACCTGCCCTCGCGCTGGATCGACCAGGGGGCGGTGGCGGCGGTGCCGTTGGCGCTGCTGCCCGACAGGCGCGGCGTGGGCCTTCTCGAGAAGCGACTCAGCGACGAGGGCTACGCCGACAAGACGCACTGGACGCGCATGCTCAAGGGCGATCCCGACGTGGCCGCACTGGAACCGTTCGCGCACGAGGTGGCGGCACGCCTCGAGGCCTGGGGCGCGCCGTTGCTGCCGGCCTCCGAGCGCGCCATCGCGACGTTCCACTATCCGGTGCGCAGCTGGCCGGAAAAGGTCACCAGCTTCAACCTCGACAAATCCCCCGCGGCAGGCGGGGTGCTCCAGGGCATCAAGGGGCAGTACCTGCTCTTCGAAGGCGGGGTCATCAACCTGCGCAAGTACTCCGGATACCGGGTCGAGGTCCGGGCAGGGAAACCGGACATTCAAAGTCATTGA
- a CDS encoding L,D-transpeptidase yields MMELRRPSRRLIVAAAVTFSVMAAAIAWTWPWLQGWHHPPLTARSEAESALQVAVGSDGVLPEEIALLRQHMDRSFAEDRRQSAAFAWRRDFRQAASEYRLTSATVASVLESAGRRVAEARQAAEAAVGRSNTVVGDAVRLADNLPFPPHERARLQRARSLAEEARLAMKKGDYESAVKAASRATQEAQAARVGAMPNAARFADPGLIAKWRGWVNETINRTKGGGSAVIVYKERNEVALYQNGVRTRTYNADLGKNRLQPKRVSGDGATPEGRYRITSKRAKGATKYYKALMLDYPNAEDRREFDAAKRAGRIARNARIGHLIEIHGNGGRDEDWTQGCVALSDRDIDDLFSRVSVGTPVTIVGGDGNGGAYSDVWRAHASSLQGAR; encoded by the coding sequence ATGATGGAGCTTCGCCGACCATCCCGGCGTCTGATCGTGGCGGCGGCCGTGACCTTTTCGGTCATGGCCGCCGCGATCGCTTGGACGTGGCCCTGGCTGCAGGGCTGGCATCATCCCCCCCTGACGGCGCGCAGTGAAGCCGAGTCGGCCCTCCAGGTCGCGGTCGGCAGTGACGGCGTGCTTCCCGAAGAAATCGCGCTGTTGCGGCAGCACATGGACCGTTCGTTCGCCGAAGACAGGCGTCAGTCGGCGGCGTTCGCGTGGCGTCGCGACTTCCGCCAGGCAGCCTCGGAGTACCGGCTCACGTCGGCGACCGTGGCTTCCGTGCTGGAATCGGCGGGACGGCGCGTGGCCGAGGCCAGGCAGGCGGCCGAGGCGGCCGTCGGCCGTTCGAACACCGTGGTCGGCGACGCCGTGCGTCTGGCCGACAACCTGCCCTTCCCGCCGCATGAACGCGCCCGGCTGCAGCGTGCACGCTCGCTGGCCGAGGAAGCACGCCTGGCGATGAAGAAGGGCGACTACGAATCAGCCGTGAAGGCCGCCTCGCGCGCCACGCAGGAGGCCCAGGCCGCCCGCGTGGGCGCCATGCCCAACGCGGCGCGCTTTGCCGATCCCGGCCTGATCGCCAAGTGGCGCGGCTGGGTCAACGAGACCATCAACCGCACCAAGGGCGGCGGCTCGGCGGTCATCGTCTACAAGGAGCGCAACGAGGTCGCGCTCTACCAGAACGGCGTGCGGACGCGCACCTATAACGCCGACCTGGGCAAGAACCGCCTGCAGCCCAAGCGCGTGTCCGGCGACGGCGCCACCCCCGAGGGCCGCTATCGCATCACGAGCAAGCGGGCGAAGGGCGCTACGAAGTATTATAAAGCCCTGATGCTGGACTACCCGAACGCCGAAGACCGCCGCGAGTTCGACGCGGCCAAGCGGGCCGGGCGCATCGCCCGCAACGCGCGGATCGGCCACCTGATCGAGATCCACGGCAACGGCGGCCGGGACGAGGACTGGACCCAGGGTTGCGTGGCCCTGTCGGACCGCGATATCGACGACCTGTTCTCCCGAGTGTCGGTGGGCACGCCGGTGACGATCGTTGGCGGCGACGGCAACGGCGGCGCCTATTCCGATGTCTGGCGTGCCCACGCCAGCAGCCTGCAGGGAGCCCGATGA
- a CDS encoding L,D-transpeptidase, which translates to MKRRILIGTGILLAIVVIVGATGLLMIDRSGYRYRDPDFSLASKGKTDRLKLEKNFTKPPAKVYIVIDRTHNRLEVRKGTTTTLSAVCSAGSGYRLIERDSSKRKGRQWVFDTPRGIHRVRNKRTDPTWTRPDWDYIEKGEALPRRNSDRVETGMLGDYALDLGDGYMIHGTLYERLLGRGVTHGCVRLGKNDLAMVYKECPIGTPIYIY; encoded by the coding sequence ATGAAGCGTCGCATCCTGATCGGCACCGGTATCCTGCTGGCGATCGTCGTGATCGTCGGTGCCACCGGTCTGCTCATGATCGACCGTTCCGGCTACCGCTACCGCGACCCGGACTTCAGCCTGGCCTCGAAGGGCAAGACCGATCGCCTGAAGCTCGAGAAGAACTTCACGAAGCCGCCGGCGAAGGTCTACATCGTCATCGATCGCACGCACAACCGGCTCGAGGTGCGCAAGGGCACCACGACCACGCTGTCGGCGGTGTGTTCGGCCGGTTCGGGCTATCGGCTGATCGAGCGCGACAGCAGCAAGCGTAAGGGTCGCCAGTGGGTGTTCGACACGCCGCGCGGCATCCATCGCGTGAGGAACAAGCGCACCGATCCCACCTGGACGCGTCCTGACTGGGACTACATCGAGAAGGGCGAGGCGCTGCCGCGACGGAATAGTGACCGTGTCGAGACGGGCATGCTCGGCGACTACGCGCTGGACCTCGGCGACGGCTACATGATCCACGGCACCCTGTACGAGCGCCTGCTCGGCCGCGGCGTCACGCACGGCTGCGTGCGCCTGGGCAAGAACGACCTGGCGATGGTCTACAAAGAGTGTCCCATCGGGACGCCCATCTACATCTACTGA